Proteins from a single region of Acidobacteriota bacterium:
- a CDS encoding phospho-N-acetylmuramoyl-pentapeptide-transferase has translation MLYHLLFRFHDTFSILNVTRYITFRTAAASITALVISLAFGGVLIRKLREFQVGQVIRHEGPESHRPKAGTPTMGGLLILAASIVPTLLWADLTNAYIWIAVLATAGFGAIGFVDDYLKVTRRNHHGLLPRYKMGGQIAVALLVGVALIVLANKGLYNTRLIFPFFKDLIPDLGLLYVPFAVLVLVGASNAVNLTDGLDGLAISCFAVAAAAFTALAYVTGHRVLADYLLLVRFAPAAELTVFCGALVGASLGFLWFNSYPAEIFMGDVGSLALGGALGTVAILIKQELLLVIVGGVFVLEAASVILQVGSFKLRGKRIFRMAPLHHHFELIGWSEPKVITRFLIIAIVCALFSLTTLKLR, from the coding sequence ATGCTGTACCACCTCCTGTTCCGCTTCCACGACACGTTCTCGATCCTGAACGTCACGCGCTACATCACGTTCAGGACGGCCGCGGCGAGCATCACGGCGCTCGTCATCAGCCTGGCGTTCGGCGGCGTGCTGATCCGCAAGCTGCGCGAGTTCCAGGTCGGGCAGGTGATCCGCCACGAAGGGCCGGAGAGTCACAGGCCCAAGGCCGGGACGCCGACGATGGGCGGGCTGCTGATCCTGGCGGCGTCCATCGTGCCGACGTTGTTGTGGGCCGATCTCACCAACGCGTACATCTGGATCGCCGTGCTCGCCACGGCCGGGTTCGGGGCGATCGGCTTTGTCGACGACTACCTGAAGGTCACACGCCGCAACCACCACGGCCTGCTGCCGCGCTACAAGATGGGCGGCCAGATCGCCGTGGCGCTCCTCGTCGGTGTGGCGCTCATCGTCCTCGCGAACAAGGGCCTCTACAACACGCGGCTGATCTTCCCGTTCTTCAAGGACCTGATTCCGGACCTCGGGTTGCTGTACGTGCCGTTCGCGGTGCTCGTGCTGGTGGGGGCATCCAACGCGGTGAACCTCACGGACGGCCTCGACGGGCTCGCCATCAGCTGCTTCGCTGTCGCGGCGGCGGCGTTCACCGCGCTCGCGTACGTCACAGGGCACCGCGTGCTCGCCGACTACCTGCTGCTCGTGCGCTTCGCTCCCGCCGCGGAACTCACGGTGTTCTGCGGTGCGCTGGTGGGCGCGAGCCTCGGGTTCCTCTGGTTCAACTCGTACCCGGCCGAGATCTTCATGGGCGACGTCGGGTCGCTCGCGCTCGGCGGCGCGCTGGGCACCGTTGCGATCCTGATCAAGCAGGAACTGCTGCTCGTGATTGTCGGGGGCGTGTTCGTGCTCGAAGCCGCGTCGGTCATCCTGCAGGTCGGCTCCTTCAAGCTCCGCGGCAAGCGCATCTTCAGGATGGCGCCCCTGCATCACCACTTCGAGCTCATCGGCTGGAGCGAGCCGAAGGTCATCACCCGCTTCCTGATCATCGCGATCGTCTGCGCGCTGTTCAGCCTCACCACGCTCAAGCTGCGATGA